Proteins from one Staphylococcus sp. IVB6214 genomic window:
- a CDS encoding alpha/beta hydrolase, which produces MYSIILRQSDASHQHFPFRLGRHLPYNRSEWGDDMKRYSEQDGKRILKQYLTINGVKQGIIIETRDFANPILFVIHGGPGFPLYPFFRAHHIDLTHWFTVVFWDQRGTGMSYTKQPVKMEEVIQDAEWLIQYLCYHYHKEQVFLMCHSFGTIIGAMLAHRRPSWITAYIGVGQLGDVYRNERVILERLRRYAQLEEDTRAIQALQKVNLSRYFNKDKYYDKIRMRYTERYKSGFSRKGYSALKMFRAMMSTPYYTLQERMNIVRGSLSSFEQLTTEMVETNLITIAREIKIPFYLIQGEHDLQTTDVDSRALFDNIGSQDKRYYYFEESAHAPFIDEREKFLKIIREILDLHATS; this is translated from the coding sequence TTGTATAGTATCATCTTGAGACAATCAGATGCGTCACATCAACATTTTCCATTCCGATTAGGTCGTCATTTGCCTTATAATAGAAGTGAATGGGGTGATGATATGAAGCGATATTCTGAGCAGGATGGCAAGCGTATCTTAAAACAGTATTTGACAATTAATGGTGTGAAACAAGGGATTATTATCGAAACACGTGATTTTGCGAATCCAATTCTATTTGTCATACACGGTGGGCCGGGTTTTCCGCTGTATCCGTTCTTTCGTGCACATCATATTGATTTGACACACTGGTTTACGGTTGTTTTTTGGGATCAACGAGGTACTGGGATGTCTTATACGAAACAACCAGTCAAAATGGAAGAAGTCATTCAAGATGCAGAATGGTTGATTCAATATTTATGTTATCACTACCACAAGGAACAAGTGTTTTTAATGTGCCACTCTTTTGGAACGATTATCGGGGCGATGTTGGCACATAGACGTCCATCTTGGATTACGGCTTATATCGGTGTTGGCCAACTTGGAGACGTGTATCGTAACGAGCGTGTGATTTTAGAAAGACTGCGTCGGTACGCACAGCTTGAAGAGGATACACGTGCCATTCAAGCACTTCAAAAGGTCAATCTTAGTCGTTACTTTAACAAAGATAAATATTATGACAAAATTCGGATGCGTTATACAGAACGGTATAAGAGTGGCTTTTCACGAAAAGGTTATTCAGCATTAAAGATGTTCCGTGCGATGATGTCGACACCTTATTACACATTGCAAGAACGTATGAACATTGTCAGAGGCAGTTTATCATCGTTTGAACAATTGACGACAGAGATGGTCGAGACGAATTTAATAACAATTGCCCGGGAAATAAAAATCCCATTTTATTTAATACAAGGGGAGCACGATTTACAAACAACCGACGTAGATAGTCGCGCGCTTTTTGACAATATCGGATCACAAGATAAACGCTATTACTATTTTGAAGAGAGCGCGCATGCACCATTTATTGATGAACGTGAGAAATTTTTAAAAATCATACGTGAAATTCTTGACCTTCACGCGACGTCATAG
- a CDS encoding YozE family protein, producing MNEVKFNLSFYEYMQIYIGDDTPLGDLARCIHLDSEFPKELHNSDEILAWFREGSRLGQLNLADIKRAIAIYTQFGAAK from the coding sequence GTGAATGAGGTGAAGTTTAACTTGAGCTTTTATGAATATATGCAAATTTACATTGGTGATGATACCCCATTAGGTGATTTGGCGAGATGCATTCATCTAGATTCTGAATTCCCTAAGGAGCTTCATAATTCCGATGAGATATTAGCGTGGTTTCGTGAAGGCTCTCGTCTCGGTCAATTGAATTTAGCGGACATTAAACGAGCAATTGCGATTTATACGCAATTTGGTGCCGCTAAGTGA
- a CDS encoding zinc ribbon domain-containing protein YjdM: MTTALPNCPSCGSEYTYEDGALYVCPMCAHEWTAESVAEAEEAAIVRDANGNILQDGDTVTVIRDLKVKGSSNAIKQGTKVKNIKLVDPEDGHDIDCKIPGFGQIGLKSEVVKKIN; the protein is encoded by the coding sequence ATGACGACAGCTTTACCAAATTGCCCAAGTTGTGGCTCTGAATATACATACGAAGATGGTGCTTTATACGTATGTCCAATGTGTGCACACGAATGGACAGCTGAATCTGTTGCTGAAGCAGAAGAAGCTGCGATTGTACGTGATGCGAATGGTAATATCCTACAAGACGGCGATACTGTTACAGTTATTCGTGACTTGAAAGTCAAAGGAAGTTCAAATGCAATTAAGCAAGGTACAAAAGTGAAAAACATCAAACTCGTCGACCCAGAAGATGGTCATGACATCGATTGTAAAATTCCTGGTTTTGGTCAAATTGGTCTAAAATCAGAAGTTGTGAAAAAAATAAACTAA
- the dhaM gene encoding dihydroxyacetone kinase phosphoryl donor subunit DhaM: MTQIVLVSHSEKIAQGTKDLLEQMAPGVSVVAIGGHDGGIGTSFDTIFTTIESLEDDAVCFFDIGSSEMNLDMALEMYAGSHRVEKITAPIVEGSFIAAVSISTGNDMDAVIQAVNTEF, from the coding sequence ATGACACAAATTGTACTCGTGAGTCATAGTGAAAAAATCGCACAAGGTACAAAAGATCTCCTTGAACAGATGGCACCGGGTGTATCAGTCGTTGCCATAGGTGGACATGACGGTGGTATTGGGACTTCATTTGATACAATCTTTACGACTATTGAAAGCTTAGAAGACGATGCTGTTTGCTTCTTTGATATCGGTTCATCTGAAATGAACTTGGATATGGCGCTTGAGATGTATGCAGGCAGTCACCGTGTTGAAAAGATAACGGCACCAATTGTCGAAGGTAGTTTTATCGCAGCAGTATCGATTTCAACAGGAAATGATATGGATGCAGTGATTCAAGCAGTGAATACAGAATTTTAA
- a CDS encoding YhgE/Pip domain-containing protein gives MKQAFKLFLTDLKGIGKAPGALILLAGLAILPSFYAWFNLEATWDPYSNTGNIKIAVVNEDEGDMVRNEKINVGNKIEETLHKDDHFDWQFVNREEADKGLYKGKYYAALYIPKQFSHQITGTLRKDPQQAKVTYKVNQKLNAIAPKMTDAGTSEIVKKANESFDKVVTKVLLDEANRLGIKLEEQVPTYEKIRDGVDTAYQALPKIEKFRKAIIYIDENQGKIDQYADQFRHLGSYKDEAMTAAEKLNQLNASIPAINERAKLILKVNEYMPEIERVLQVASGVPDHFPQINQGVDTAITGTEKGMKTLDTASQLLPTIEQRINVYEKGIDQAREINRDFADNLTQRQEQGTQGNIPSGSGNLQNFGDSFTGHQGQANQGAPQRNGSNNQTPTQPERQTNPTAPQPNTNQQEGSQPSSSAPSSNENSSGAEAQPAENSETNDTGRVETAQQSAKGTHYHTLQTSTQAEQDVTPLPDGQVITADEAQQMGSDYELALNGVNDTIASQLEATQQDLDAAKNISYGILGSNRPDTFEQPLAHLIARMNHASKTLRDYRDWLTEIEQSEGIDLSNEQEKLKNTQQEIKAMTKRLNDLQDAITSGNTGKAEAQDVIDALDALRQRLADANTTIKNDITQALLDVSKRVDSSLEQGAATIDTVQEKLQTTKDIVRKGQVILSDANERLTKLRDVLPTVEAKYNKAMSIAQAYFPEFKQSVARASDFIRNDLPELEANIAKATDTVNTKLPEAFEKYDTLNALLDRNQPKAKRILSNLADFARNDLPAVEQDLIKAEKVFKELDEENTLEDLISLLRNDLKKQAGVIAHPIEIDQHNVFPVKDYGSASTPFYTALAIWVGTLLLVSLLTVHNKHEELKPYLTIRETYLGKMGLFLMMNMIQAFIVSVGDIVILKASVESVSLFIAVSVYSAMIFTTIVYTLVSVLGNPGKALAIVILVLQIAGGGGTFPIEVTPEFFQKIHPFLPFSYSIDALREAVGGPVPEILMHKLTMLTVFGIVFFLIGIIGKPYLNPVVHKLAERAEKSNLFE, from the coding sequence ATGAAACAAGCATTCAAGTTGTTTTTAACGGACTTAAAAGGAATTGGGAAAGCACCGGGTGCATTGATATTGTTAGCAGGACTTGCTATTTTACCTTCATTTTATGCATGGTTTAACCTTGAAGCAACATGGGATCCATATTCTAACACAGGCAATATTAAGATTGCGGTCGTCAATGAAGATGAAGGGGATATGGTACGCAACGAGAAAATCAATGTAGGAAATAAAATAGAAGAGACTTTGCATAAAGATGATCATTTTGATTGGCAGTTCGTCAATCGAGAAGAAGCAGATAAAGGATTATACAAAGGGAAGTATTATGCTGCGCTGTATATTCCTAAGCAATTCTCCCATCAGATTACAGGTACATTAAGGAAAGATCCGCAACAAGCAAAGGTCACTTATAAAGTGAATCAAAAGCTGAATGCGATCGCACCTAAGATGACAGATGCAGGAACGAGTGAAATTGTTAAAAAGGCAAATGAAAGCTTTGATAAGGTCGTCACGAAAGTGTTGTTAGACGAAGCGAATCGACTAGGTATAAAACTCGAAGAACAAGTGCCAACGTATGAAAAAATTCGGGACGGTGTCGATACCGCATATCAAGCCTTACCTAAGATTGAAAAGTTCCGAAAAGCTATTATATATATTGATGAAAATCAAGGTAAGATTGATCAATATGCCGATCAGTTCCGCCATTTAGGTAGTTATAAAGATGAAGCAATGACGGCTGCGGAGAAACTCAACCAATTGAATGCGAGTATTCCTGCGATTAACGAGCGTGCCAAGTTGATATTAAAAGTCAATGAATATATGCCGGAAATCGAGCGTGTTTTACAAGTTGCAAGTGGTGTGCCAGATCATTTCCCACAGATCAATCAAGGTGTCGACACAGCGATTACCGGTACGGAAAAAGGCATGAAAACATTGGATACAGCGAGTCAATTGTTACCGACGATAGAGCAAAGAATCAATGTTTATGAAAAGGGTATTGATCAAGCAAGAGAAATTAATCGTGACTTTGCGGACAACTTGACACAACGCCAAGAACAGGGGACGCAAGGGAATATACCATCAGGAAGTGGCAACCTACAAAACTTCGGAGACAGCTTTACCGGTCATCAAGGACAAGCAAACCAGGGTGCGCCACAGAGAAATGGTTCTAATAACCAGACACCTACACAACCAGAAAGACAAACGAATCCAACAGCACCTCAACCAAATACTAATCAACAAGAAGGCAGTCAGCCATCTTCATCAGCGCCATCATCAAACGAAAATAGTTCAGGTGCTGAAGCGCAACCAGCAGAAAATAGTGAAACGAATGATACAGGTCGTGTCGAAACGGCACAACAAAGTGCCAAAGGGACACATTATCATACACTTCAGACGAGTACACAAGCAGAGCAAGATGTCACACCGTTACCTGACGGTCAAGTGATAACTGCAGATGAAGCGCAGCAAATGGGGAGTGACTATGAGCTTGCGTTGAATGGCGTCAATGACACCATTGCTTCACAACTAGAAGCGACACAACAAGATCTTGATGCGGCGAAAAATATAAGCTATGGTATTTTAGGAAGTAATCGACCTGATACATTTGAGCAACCGTTAGCACACTTGATTGCACGTATGAATCATGCGAGCAAGACGTTGCGTGATTATCGTGATTGGTTAACAGAGATTGAACAGTCGGAAGGTATTGATTTAAGCAATGAACAGGAGAAGTTGAAAAATACACAACAAGAGATTAAGGCAATGACGAAGCGTTTGAATGACTTACAAGATGCGATTACTTCTGGAAATACAGGTAAGGCAGAAGCGCAAGATGTCATTGATGCACTGGATGCATTGCGACAACGTTTGGCAGATGCAAATACGACAATTAAAAACGATATCACGCAAGCGTTGTTAGACGTATCAAAACGTGTAGACAGTTCACTTGAACAAGGTGCGGCGACGATAGATACGGTCCAAGAAAAATTACAAACAACGAAAGATATTGTGCGCAAAGGACAAGTCATCTTATCTGATGCGAATGAAAGACTGACGAAGTTGCGTGACGTATTGCCGACTGTTGAAGCAAAATACAATAAAGCGATGTCTATTGCACAGGCCTATTTCCCTGAATTTAAACAAAGTGTTGCACGTGCATCTGATTTTATAAGAAATGACTTACCAGAACTAGAAGCTAACATTGCGAAAGCAACAGATACAGTGAACACAAAGCTACCAGAAGCTTTCGAGAAATATGATACGTTGAATGCATTGTTAGATCGTAATCAACCAAAAGCAAAACGTATATTGTCTAACTTGGCAGACTTTGCACGAAATGATTTACCAGCGGTGGAACAAGATCTGATTAAGGCAGAGAAAGTTTTTAAAGAGTTGGATGAAGAAAATACACTAGAAGACTTGATCAGTTTATTACGCAACGACTTGAAGAAACAAGCGGGTGTCATTGCGCATCCAATCGAAATTGATCAGCACAATGTCTTCCCAGTCAAAGATTACGGTTCTGCGAGTACACCGTTCTACACAGCCCTTGCAATATGGGTTGGAACACTGTTACTCGTGAGTTTATTAACCGTACATAACAAGCATGAAGAACTAAAACCATATTTAACGATTCGTGAAACATATCTCGGCAAAATGGGACTCTTCCTGATGATGAATATGATTCAGGCCTTTATCGTTTCGGTAGGTGATATTGTGATACTTAAAGCATCTGTCGAATCTGTATCACTCTTCATCGCAGTGAGTGTTTATTCGGCGATGATTTTCACAACGATTGTTTATACACTTGTATCTGTATTAGGAAATCCAGGTAAAGCTTTAGCGATCGTTATTTTAGTATTACAAATTGCAGGGGGCGGTGGGACGTTCCCAATCGAAGTGACACCTGAATTTTTCCAAAAGATACATCCATTCCTCCCATTCTCTTACAGTATTGATGCACTGAGAGAAGCGGTAGGTGGACCTGTGCCAGAAATACTCATGCATAAATTGACGATGCTGACAGTCTTTGGTATTGTCTTCTTCTTAATCGGTATCATCGGCAAGCCATATTTAAATCCGGTGGTACATAAACTGGCTGAAAGAGCAGAGAAAAGTAATCTTTTTGAATAG
- a CDS encoding glucosaminidase domain-containing protein: protein MKGKVLCTALLSTALVATPTTSGLAEAVTQKAQTALEQDETQRLDDTTTDSPLDMLPDDDNNDTSHEKEDQDAKTHKREKSSVTQDDNTTDSSLMMDAFDQWLYQTALGRPSPSANDTDYPDIQNESPQNVDVDTEHAPSIGVSPAPTEGLSTDERDFFDNLSAILNEETPFDDIVSEDDDMTDDIQTEDEPTETDPVDDETNTTQDEPTETNSVDDETDTTQDDIDETLETPADDEGEETTDDNTQSDDSDDITNEGAESDDENDITDAPTDDTNTVTQEGETSKKDDVIIEALLDQYSDKAEKTQAKQQKTQSEKQNVQNPQIPSKDAYTGSRQQAPAQTFDDLPKHSPARQTTWFQEYAPAKHGADTGAISDIRVAPNQSTREFINDIAEDAHRIGQEQDLYASIMIAQAILESDSGRSALAQSPNHNLFGIKGTYHGQKAGFNTLESNGRNMYQIQADFRKYPNKKASLEDYAHLIKGGIDGNPTIYKGVWKSESSSYRTAVTELVGTYATDPNYDTKLKQLIQTYDLTRFDQKKMPRLLESNIVSTGKDVSGSGFKTFHTSGHSPYPQGQCTWYVYHRMAQFGKPIAGNMGNAGEWTNAAHTKGYKVTKQPTKQSTVVFRPGQLGANNYYGHVAFVEQVHDDGSIVISESNVKGLGVISYRTIDATSAQSLDYIVR from the coding sequence ATGAAAGGCAAAGTATTGTGCACCGCTCTATTATCGACAGCACTTGTTGCAACTCCTACAACAAGTGGTCTTGCAGAAGCTGTCACGCAAAAGGCACAAACAGCACTTGAACAAGATGAGACACAACGTTTAGATGACACAACCACAGACTCTCCTTTAGATATGCTACCGGATGACGACAATAACGATACGTCACATGAAAAAGAGGATCAAGATGCTAAAACCCATAAACGAGAAAAATCATCTGTAACACAAGACGACAACACGACGGATTCGTCACTCATGATGGATGCTTTTGATCAATGGCTCTATCAAACAGCATTAGGGCGTCCAAGTCCATCTGCGAATGACACCGATTACCCAGATATACAAAATGAATCACCGCAAAATGTTGACGTAGACACAGAACATGCACCATCAATAGGTGTTTCACCTGCACCGACAGAAGGACTTTCTACGGATGAACGTGACTTTTTCGATAATCTTAGTGCCATATTGAATGAAGAAACGCCATTTGACGATATTGTCTCAGAAGACGACGACATGACAGACGACATACAAACAGAAGATGAACCGACTGAAACAGACCCCGTCGACGATGAGACAAACACAACGCAAGATGAACCGACTGAAACAAACTCCGTCGATGATGAGACAGACACAACGCAAGATGACATTGATGAAACACTCGAAACGCCTGCTGATGATGAAGGGGAAGAAACAACTGATGACAACACGCAATCAGATGATTCGGATGACATAACAAACGAAGGTGCCGAATCTGACGATGAGAATGATATAACAGACGCGCCGACTGATGATACGAATACTGTAACTCAGGAAGGCGAGACGTCTAAGAAGGACGATGTCATAATCGAAGCTTTGTTAGATCAATATAGTGACAAAGCTGAGAAAACGCAGGCAAAACAGCAAAAGACACAAAGTGAGAAACAGAATGTGCAAAATCCACAAATTCCGTCGAAAGATGCTTACACTGGTTCACGTCAACAAGCACCTGCTCAAACATTCGATGATTTACCGAAGCATTCACCAGCAAGACAAACAACTTGGTTCCAAGAGTATGCACCGGCGAAACATGGAGCGGATACAGGCGCAATTTCGGATATTCGTGTAGCACCGAATCAGTCGACACGTGAATTTATTAATGATATTGCTGAAGATGCACATCGCATCGGTCAAGAACAAGATTTGTATGCTTCTATTATGATTGCACAAGCTATCTTAGAATCAGATTCTGGGCGTAGCGCCTTAGCACAGTCACCGAATCATAATTTGTTTGGGATTAAAGGCACTTATCACGGACAAAAAGCAGGTTTTAACACACTGGAGTCAAATGGGCGCAACATGTATCAAATTCAAGCAGACTTTCGTAAATATCCGAATAAAAAAGCTTCTCTTGAAGACTATGCGCATTTGATAAAAGGTGGCATCGATGGAAACCCAACGATATATAAAGGTGTCTGGAAAAGTGAAAGCAGTAGCTATCGTACAGCCGTGACAGAACTTGTCGGAACTTATGCAACAGATCCAAACTATGATACAAAGCTAAAACAACTGATTCAAACTTACGACTTAACACGCTTTGATCAGAAAAAAATGCCGAGACTGTTAGAATCTAATATTGTATCAACTGGCAAAGATGTTAGTGGCAGTGGTTTCAAAACTTTCCACACATCAGGTCACTCTCCATACCCACAAGGACAATGTACATGGTACGTTTACCATCGCATGGCACAATTCGGCAAACCAATTGCGGGGAACATGGGGAACGCTGGGGAATGGACAAACGCTGCACATACAAAAGGATACAAAGTGACAAAACAACCAACAAAACAGAGTACTGTTGTTTTCCGTCCTGGTCAGCTAGGCGCAAACAATTATTACGGACACGTTGCTTTTGTAGAACAAGTACATGATGATGGTTCAATTGTCATTTCAGAATCTAACGTAAAAGGGCTTGGTGTGATTTCATACCGCACAATTGATGCAACAAGTGCACAATCTTTAGACTACATCGTACGCTAA
- a CDS encoding IS3 family transposase (programmed frameshift) produces the protein MRRVAYSVETKFKAVKMKAEGYTTKEIMCELNIRNSTQVKTWWRWYRKGETYRFSQQVGKQYSYNKGLVELSELEQLKLKNRRNQAEIDIFKKVQGIGKEVVPEVVIELVDELKHRHPVKLILEVLNVPKSNYYRWKNKKKTEDTTVKKVKELCEDNHYTYGYRKITALMNQASKQPINHKRVQRIMRENNLNCRVRIKKSKRRGKAYYLTSNKLNGNFRANQPLQVLTTDITYLPFGNSMLYLSSIIDLYNGEIVAYKISDTQDQSLVNDTLNQIDIPEGCLLHSDQGSVYTSHAYYQLCEEKGIIRSMSRKGTPADNAPIECFHSSLKCETFYLNNELNNSNFIVKDIVEKYIENYNNNRIQQKLGYLSPVQYRKLAA, from the exons ATGCGCAGAGTGGCGTATTCAGTTGAAACAAAGTTTAAAGCAGTGAAGATGAAAGCAGAAGGTTATACAACTAAAGAAATTATGTGTGAATTAAATATTAGAAATAGCACACAGGTAAAAACATGGTGGAGATGGTATAGAAAGGGTGAAACATATCGATTTAGTCAACAAGTAGGCAAACAATACTCCTATAATAAAGGATTAGTGGAACTTTCTGAACTGGAACAATTAAAGTTAAAGAATAGAAGAAATCAAGCCGAAATAGATATTT TTAAAAAAGTACAAGGAATTGGAAAGGAAGTGGTACCTGAAGTAGTGATAGAATTAGTGGATGAGTTAAAGCACAGGCATCCTGTGAAGCTGATTTTGGAAGTGTTGAATGTCCCTAAATCAAATTACTACCGTTGGAAAAATAAGAAGAAAACGGAAGATACAACAGTTAAAAAGGTTAAGGAATTATGTGAAGATAATCATTACACGTACGGCTATCGCAAGATAACTGCTCTGATGAATCAGGCCTCTAAACAACCGATAAACCATAAACGTGTACAAAGAATTATGAGAGAAAATAATTTGAATTGTAGAGTTAGAATTAAGAAATCTAAACGTCGAGGGAAGGCATATTATCTTACAAGCAATAAACTGAATGGTAACTTTAGAGCAAATCAACCTCTACAAGTACTGACTACTGATATTACGTATCTTCCCTTTGGTAATTCAATGTTGTATTTATCTTCAATCATCGATTTATATAACGGTGAAATTGTGGCTTATAAGATTAGCGATACACAAGATCAAAGTTTGGTAAATGACACCTTAAACCAAATTGATATTCCAGAAGGATGTCTACTTCATAGCGATCAAGGAAGCGTCTATACATCGCATGCTTACTACCAATTATGCGAAGAAAAGGGCATTATCAGAAGTATGTCTCGCAAAGGTACACCTGCTGATAACGCCCCGATAGAATGTTTCCATTCCTCGCTAAAGTGTGAAACATTTTATCTTAACAATGAGTTAAATAACTCTAATTTCATTGTAAAGGATATTGTCGAAAAGTACATTGAAAACTATAATAATAATCGAATTCAACAAAAATTAGGCTACTTATCCCCTGTGCAATACAGAAAATTAGCAGCCTAA
- a CDS encoding Rrf2 family transcriptional regulator — translation MSISSRFSIGIHILTLIETTKDEVVSSEYIAGSVNTNPAMIRKIMGMLKKSELIDVRPGVAGARLAKELTAITLLDVYKAVSAVKDDALFNIHDNPNPNCDVGRNIQATIEPIFHLAQNALEQVLENVTIDAIVKDVQAREKQLN, via the coding sequence ATGTCTATTAGTAGTCGTTTTTCTATCGGAATTCATATTTTAACGCTAATCGAAACAACTAAAGATGAAGTCGTCTCATCTGAATATATTGCCGGAAGTGTCAATACGAATCCAGCAATGATACGCAAAATTATGGGGATGTTGAAAAAGTCCGAACTGATTGATGTGCGTCCGGGTGTTGCTGGCGCACGATTGGCTAAGGAATTGACGGCAATCACGTTGTTAGATGTATACAAGGCGGTCAGTGCAGTTAAAGATGATGCGTTATTCAATATACATGACAACCCTAATCCAAATTGTGATGTCGGTCGAAATATTCAAGCAACCATCGAACCTATCTTTCACTTAGCACAAAATGCGTTAGAACAAGTGCTTGAGAACGTCACAATTGATGCGATTGTCAAAGATGTCCAAGCACGTGAAAAGCAGTTAAATTAA
- a CDS encoding MerR family transcriptional regulator: MANYSIGELARMFDISTRTLHYYDEKGVLSPASVNKNDYRVYTDTEVEKLKLIQIMKALGMQLKEIKTLFASEGTLDTVRLILDQKNKMLEENIQKQKMQQKQIRAMQNMIHETSQSPVNHLQEMDQMLMKNKNLKPLRMKMIAFGSVGTLCLWSGIWTGIKTNHLLYPALGIGVSIGIAGYLTHTYYHQVQYMCPTCQHVFSPSMKNFIFASHTPSTRYLTCPSCQSKGYCVEVYQPH, encoded by the coding sequence ATGGCGAATTATTCAATCGGTGAATTGGCACGCATGTTTGATATTTCAACACGGACTTTACATTATTATGATGAAAAAGGTGTCCTATCGCCCGCATCTGTTAACAAAAACGATTACCGTGTTTATACAGATACAGAAGTTGAAAAGTTAAAGCTCATACAAATTATGAAAGCCCTTGGCATGCAGTTGAAAGAGATTAAAACATTATTTGCATCAGAAGGAACACTTGATACAGTTCGTTTAATTTTGGATCAAAAAAATAAAATGTTAGAAGAAAATATCCAGAAACAAAAAATGCAACAAAAACAGATTCGAGCGATGCAAAACATGATTCATGAAACGTCTCAATCACCGGTCAATCATTTACAAGAGATGGATCAAATGCTTATGAAAAACAAAAATCTCAAACCATTAAGAATGAAAATGATCGCATTCGGAAGTGTGGGTACATTATGCTTGTGGTCAGGCATATGGACAGGTATTAAAACCAACCACTTGTTATATCCTGCCTTAGGAATAGGTGTGAGTATCGGTATTGCTGGTTATTTAACACATACCTATTATCATCAAGTTCAATATATGTGTCCGACATGCCAACATGTTTTTAGTCCTAGTATGAAAAATTTTATATTTGCTTCACATACACCATCGACCCGTTACTTAACGTGCCCATCGTGTCAGTCTAAAGGATACTGTGTCGAAGTGTATCAGCCACATTGA
- a CDS encoding epoxyqueuosine reductase QueH, with protein sequence MIQADTILEKMKNQKINYDKVLRKMIVNWTRNEERPSILLHSCCAPCSTYTLEFLTEHADVAIYFANPNIHPKNEYLRRARVQEQFVKDFNERTGANVKYIEAPYKPHEFMKMAKTRGLTDAPEGGERCSACFGMRLEMVAEAAVELGYDYFGSAITLSPKKNAQLINEIGLDVQQLYDVNYLPSDFKKNKGYERSITMCNDYNIFRQCYCGCVFAAQQQGIDFKEVNQQAKAFLDALAEKNKVQS encoded by the coding sequence ATGATTCAAGCAGATACAATATTAGAGAAAATGAAGAATCAAAAGATTAACTATGACAAAGTTTTGCGTAAAATGATTGTAAACTGGACGCGCAATGAAGAACGCCCAAGCATTTTGTTGCATAGTTGTTGTGCGCCATGCAGTACATATACATTGGAATTTTTAACAGAACATGCAGATGTAGCAATATATTTTGCCAATCCAAATATTCATCCAAAAAATGAATATTTGCGTCGTGCACGTGTACAAGAACAGTTTGTGAAAGACTTTAATGAACGTACAGGCGCAAATGTAAAGTATATTGAAGCACCTTATAAGCCGCATGAATTTATGAAAATGGCAAAAACACGAGGCCTTACAGATGCCCCTGAAGGCGGAGAACGTTGTTCAGCATGTTTTGGCATGCGTCTTGAGATGGTGGCAGAAGCAGCAGTTGAATTAGGGTATGATTACTTCGGTAGTGCCATTACATTATCTCCGAAGAAAAACGCACAGCTAATCAATGAAATCGGACTCGATGTACAACAACTTTATGATGTGAATTACTTACCGAGTGACTTTAAAAAGAACAAAGGGTATGAGCGTTCAATCACGATGTGCAATGACTACAATATCTTCCGTCAATGTTACTGTGGTTGTGTATTTGCAGCACAACAACAAGGCATAGACTTTAAAGAAGTGAACCAACAAGCGAAAGCATTTTTAGATGCACTCGCAGAAAAAAATAAAGTGCAATCCTAA